A stretch of Kyrpidia spormannii DNA encodes these proteins:
- a CDS encoding sigma-54 interaction domain-containing protein — MAGDDRKGRGTDTSEHGQGLSGQSFPADRDVQPALSGQTEPPQEPEWDPGPEEELEMILNSVYDDIVITDGRGVVLRASRSCQRVYGRSPEELVGQSVAELERQGIFRPSITLRVLATGTRQTVIQTTADGSKKLVTATPVFDSEGRIVRVVSYSRDVTELIELKEHLAELQQQMGRVTRELEHRRSLDTEVDGLVVESGAMKRLVRQMAQLAKHDVTVLLRGESGVGKGVFARYLHQHSPRAEGPFIEINSGALPESLAESELFGYEQGTFTGALKSGKIGLIELAHGGTLFLDEVGDLPLPLQVKLLKVIQEKTFYRVGGRAPVHSDFRLIAATNRDLEALVRAGAFREDLFYRLNTVPLTIPPLRERREDIPGLAAYFLERYNAKYHARKRIDPGALRQLVDYPWPGNVRELENLIERLVLLVEGEVIQPTDLPFGDAAGNGHRMDDNLSDPPSPGLGALPLPDLMAAYERHLLDEARRRCRSTTEMASLLGVSQPTVVRKLRRYFGSTG; from the coding sequence ATGGCAGGAGACGATCGGAAGGGCCGGGGTACGGATACCTCCGAGCACGGCCAGGGTCTTTCAGGTCAGAGTTTCCCGGCGGACCGAGACGTGCAGCCGGCGCTCTCCGGACAGACCGAGCCGCCGCAGGAACCTGAGTGGGACCCCGGGCCGGAAGAGGAACTGGAGATGATCTTGAACTCCGTGTACGACGACATCGTTATCACCGATGGCCGTGGGGTCGTCCTGCGGGCTAGTCGGTCCTGTCAGCGTGTGTACGGCCGAAGCCCGGAAGAGCTGGTGGGGCAATCTGTTGCGGAACTCGAACGTCAAGGCATTTTTCGCCCATCTATCACTCTGCGGGTTCTCGCCACCGGGACCCGGCAGACGGTGATCCAAACCACGGCCGATGGCAGTAAAAAGTTGGTCACCGCCACCCCGGTGTTTGATTCCGAAGGGCGGATAGTCCGGGTGGTTTCGTACTCCCGCGACGTCACCGAATTGATCGAATTAAAAGAGCATCTCGCCGAACTTCAACAGCAGATGGGCCGGGTCACCCGAGAGCTGGAACATCGGCGAAGCCTGGATACCGAAGTCGATGGACTCGTGGTGGAGAGCGGGGCCATGAAGCGTCTGGTGCGCCAGATGGCCCAATTGGCCAAGCATGATGTCACCGTCTTACTTCGAGGGGAATCCGGGGTGGGCAAGGGCGTGTTCGCTCGCTATCTGCACCAGCACAGCCCCCGGGCCGAGGGCCCGTTTATCGAGATCAACAGTGGGGCCCTTCCGGAATCCCTGGCGGAATCCGAATTGTTCGGCTACGAACAAGGGACCTTTACCGGCGCTCTGAAATCTGGAAAAATCGGGCTCATTGAACTGGCCCACGGGGGAACGTTGTTCCTCGATGAGGTGGGTGATCTGCCCCTTCCCCTTCAGGTCAAACTCTTGAAAGTGATCCAGGAAAAAACCTTTTATCGCGTTGGCGGTCGGGCGCCGGTCCACTCGGATTTTCGCCTGATTGCCGCGACCAATCGCGATCTCGAGGCGTTAGTGCGGGCAGGGGCTTTTCGGGAAGATCTGTTTTATCGTTTAAATACGGTTCCCTTGACGATTCCGCCCTTGCGGGAGCGGCGGGAGGATATCCCGGGGCTGGCCGCATACTTCCTCGAACGGTATAATGCGAAATACCACGCCCGGAAGAGGATCGATCCCGGGGCGCTTCGGCAGTTGGTCGACTATCCGTGGCCCGGCAATGTGCGGGAGTTGGAAAACCTGATCGAACGCCTGGTCCTCCTCGTAGAGGGCGAGGTCATCCAGCCGACCGATCTACCTTTCGGTGATGCTGCGGGAAACGGGCACAGGATGGACGACAACCTGTCGGATCCTCCGTCCCCGGGTTTGGGGGCCCTGCCCTTGCCTGACCTGATGGCGGCCTATGAACGGCATCTGCTTGACGAGGCCCGGCGCCGATGTCGGAGCACCACGGAGATGGCTTCCCTTCTCGGCGTCAGTCAACCGACGGTGGTCCGGAAGCTGCGGCGGTATTTTGGTTCCACGGGCTAG
- a CDS encoding SDH family Clp fold serine proteinase produces the protein MSNIIWFLIFISFLWPMVHQRTVEFQRIRAIRRWETRRGTRMITLINRQETLSFLGVPLRNYINIEDSEQVLRAIRLTPDDMPIDLVLHTPGGLVLAAEQIAAALKAHPADVTVYVPHYAMSGGTLIALAADRIVMDENAVLGPVDPQLGQWPAASILRLTRTKEAKDIDDETWIMADMAEKAIHQVREFVASLLREHFPDNQARDLAEILSEGTWTHDYPLMYRQLRDFGLPVSTDMPEEIYALMDLYPQPPQRRPTVGYVPLPYHRPRPPAQNR, from the coding sequence ATGTCCAACATCATTTGGTTCCTGATTTTTATCTCCTTCCTGTGGCCGATGGTCCACCAGCGCACCGTGGAGTTCCAGCGGATCCGAGCCATCCGCCGATGGGAAACAAGGCGGGGAACCCGGATGATCACCTTGATCAACCGCCAGGAAACCCTCAGTTTCCTCGGCGTGCCCCTGCGCAACTACATCAACATCGAAGACTCCGAGCAGGTGCTTCGGGCGATCCGCCTGACTCCCGACGACATGCCCATCGACTTGGTATTGCATACCCCCGGCGGCCTGGTGCTGGCGGCGGAACAGATCGCCGCGGCCCTGAAAGCGCATCCTGCGGACGTCACGGTGTATGTACCCCACTATGCCATGTCCGGGGGTACCCTTATCGCCCTGGCCGCCGACCGGATCGTCATGGATGAGAACGCTGTGCTGGGCCCGGTGGATCCCCAGCTGGGACAATGGCCCGCGGCATCGATCCTCCGCCTGACCCGCACCAAAGAAGCGAAAGACATCGATGACGAGACCTGGATTATGGCGGACATGGCGGAAAAGGCGATCCACCAGGTGCGGGAATTCGTGGCGAGTCTGTTAAGAGAGCACTTCCCCGACAACCAAGCCCGGGATCTGGCCGAGATCCTCTCCGAAGGAACCTGGACCCACGATTACCCTCTCATGTACCGGCAGCTGCGCGATTTCGGCCTTCCGGTGAGCACCGACATGCCCGAAGAGATTTATGCCCTTATGGACCTCTATCCTCAGCCGCCTCAACGCCGGCCCACGGTGGGCTATGTTCCACTCCCCTACCACCGACCGCGCCCCCCGGCGCAAAACCGTTAG
- a CDS encoding DUF2231 domain-containing protein — translation MSGFLLDLFRHPHPIVVHFPIALIVVAAAYDLITVVRHREIPPGHGLLLWLVAAAGAALAVATGPEHDARGISASFEPHERLADVTLILALIVAAWRLWAAWRRQVVKGPVRKAAYTVLSVAAAVAVLVTGYYGGQMVYEEAIGVSMNGNLVHPPIPGSHGEHD, via the coding sequence ATGAGCGGTTTTCTGCTGGACCTATTTCGTCACCCCCATCCCATTGTTGTCCACTTTCCCATCGCGTTGATCGTCGTCGCAGCCGCTTATGACCTGATCACCGTCGTCCGCCATCGGGAGATCCCCCCGGGCCACGGCCTCCTGCTGTGGCTCGTCGCCGCAGCTGGGGCGGCGCTGGCCGTGGCCACGGGACCGGAGCACGACGCCCGGGGGATCTCCGCCTCGTTTGAACCCCATGAGCGATTGGCCGACGTAACCCTCATACTCGCGCTGATCGTCGCAGCGTGGCGGCTTTGGGCGGCTTGGCGCCGTCAGGTTGTTAAGGGACCGGTGAGAAAGGCTGCCTACACAGTCCTTTCCGTGGCCGCCGCCGTCGCCGTGCTGGTCACCGGCTATTACGGGGGCCAGATGGTGTATGAAGAGGCCATCGGCGTTTCCATGAACGGCAATCTGGTTCATCCACCGATACCGGGAAGTCACGGCGAACACGACTGA
- the speB gene encoding agmatinase, translated as MPYQPKDSFESPRFCGVRTFMRLPYVEHLDAGEPIDFAVVGVPFDTGQSYRSGARFGPAHIRDFSVLLRPYHPQQDINVFDYVSGIDYGDLPVVPGYIEETYRRMVEGLTPLLDRSIVPIVLGGDHSITLGELRAVAKRYGPVGLIHFDSHSDTWDSYFGQKYNHGTPFRRAAEEGLLAPERVIQVGMRGPLYGPQDLDDARQLGFAVYTTDDLLAMGIPEMIRLIRERVGSGPTFLSFDIDFLDPVYAPGTGTPEVAGVTVAQAQQLVRGLAGLNIVAYDLVEVLPAYDSGQITAAAAANVVYEFIALLALQKRGGHRDG; from the coding sequence ATGCCGTATCAACCGAAGGATTCTTTTGAGTCGCCCCGATTTTGTGGGGTTCGCACCTTTATGCGCCTGCCTTATGTGGAACATCTCGACGCCGGAGAACCGATCGATTTTGCCGTGGTGGGGGTGCCCTTCGACACCGGCCAGTCCTATCGCTCCGGCGCCCGGTTCGGGCCGGCCCACATCCGAGATTTTTCCGTGTTGCTCCGACCCTATCATCCCCAGCAGGACATTAACGTTTTTGATTATGTCTCCGGGATCGACTACGGAGATCTTCCGGTGGTGCCAGGGTATATCGAAGAAACGTATCGCCGGATGGTCGAAGGCTTGACGCCACTGCTCGATCGCAGCATTGTGCCCATAGTCCTGGGCGGGGACCACAGTATCACCCTGGGAGAGCTTCGCGCCGTGGCGAAGCGGTACGGCCCCGTGGGTCTGATCCATTTCGACTCCCATTCGGACACTTGGGACAGCTATTTTGGCCAAAAATACAATCACGGGACGCCTTTCCGCCGGGCTGCGGAGGAGGGGCTGTTGGCTCCGGAGCGGGTGATTCAGGTCGGGATGCGCGGGCCGCTGTACGGGCCACAGGATCTCGACGATGCCCGGCAGTTGGGGTTTGCCGTGTACACCACCGACGACTTGCTCGCCATGGGAATTCCCGAGATGATCCGGTTGATCCGGGAGCGCGTCGGGAGCGGGCCAACGTTTCTCTCCTTTGATATCGATTTTCTCGATCCCGTGTACGCACCCGGGACGGGGACTCCAGAGGTAGCCGGTGTCACGGTTGCCCAGGCTCAACAGTTGGTACGGGGACTCGCGGGTCTGAACATCGTCGCGTATGACCTGGTGGAGGTCCTGCCCGCGTACGACAGTGGACAGATCACCGCCGCGGCCGCGGCGAACGTGGTGTACGAATTTATTGCCCTTCTCGCCCTGCAAAAGAGAGGAGGTCATCGGGATGGCTGA
- a CDS encoding carbon-nitrogen hydrolase family protein has protein sequence MKVRIAVVQDRYDVGAVEENLAKMERAVAEDLVAEFRVKREGRANGEEPAVSSPDSPRVYVFPELCVPGYEATPQEMGDLAEPRDGPSFRRVASMARRASAYVVYGYAERSEDGRMYNALQCVGPEGSSLGNYRKIHLAGAEGEVFTPGDGSVVFDTPMGRVGLMICWDLAFPELARTLALAGAEMIWAGSAWEKPYGGPFQRFAAARALDNTLFLAVSNQVGQPRSLDFCGDSAVYDPTGVSVTGLGEKPGLAAAWIDLADVDRHRSHFYTMLRERRPECYHEAVR, from the coding sequence ATGAAGGTTCGCATCGCCGTGGTGCAGGATCGCTATGACGTCGGAGCGGTGGAAGAGAATTTGGCAAAGATGGAGCGGGCCGTGGCCGAGGACTTGGTTGCCGAGTTCCGGGTGAAGAGAGAGGGGCGGGCCAATGGGGAGGAGCCGGCGGTTTCCTCCCCGGATTCGCCGCGGGTTTATGTGTTTCCGGAGTTGTGCGTCCCGGGCTATGAAGCCACGCCGCAAGAGATGGGGGACCTCGCTGAGCCGAGGGACGGTCCCTCGTTCCGTCGCGTGGCCTCCATGGCTCGCCGGGCGTCCGCCTATGTGGTCTACGGATATGCGGAGCGAAGTGAGGACGGGCGGATGTACAATGCTTTGCAGTGCGTGGGCCCGGAGGGATCTTCCTTGGGGAACTATCGCAAAATTCACCTGGCCGGAGCGGAGGGCGAGGTGTTCACGCCCGGCGACGGGTCGGTGGTGTTCGATACGCCCATGGGCCGGGTGGGCCTGATGATCTGTTGGGATCTGGCCTTTCCGGAACTGGCCCGCACCCTCGCCCTGGCCGGGGCCGAGATGATTTGGGCGGGAAGTGCCTGGGAGAAACCCTATGGCGGGCCTTTCCAGCGCTTTGCCGCCGCCCGGGCCCTGGACAATACGCTTTTTCTCGCCGTCAGTAACCAGGTGGGCCAACCTCGGAGCCTGGACTTCTGTGGAGACAGTGCCGTATACGATCCCACGGGGGTATCGGTGACGGGGCTCGGTGAAAAGCCGGGTTTGGCGGCGGCGTGGATCGATCTCGCCGATGTGGATCGGCACCGAAGCCATTTTTATACGATGCTGCGGGAGAGACGGCCGGAATGTTATCATGAAGCGGTGAGGTGA
- a CDS encoding GerAB/ArcD/ProY family transporter, whose protein sequence is MPGQKQITTTQATAVVISTAIGVGVLSLPFFASSLAGSSAPLATVLGVVFVLIALALNTVVSLRFSTLSMVQYSEEVFGPWIGRMAGLGIAALFLGLTALAAREFGEIVTTTLLHRTPLEVILTLTLLMAAVSNRHDIATFAYIHSFYLPFILIPAFIMLTIALRYGDPFQVMPLYNGEWWGIAKGALLTASLFQGAFIITVLIPSMYRPRAAWIAVTLGMGIVGLLMVMAVVAALTVLGTEEAKQFFWPTLEMIRSMTLPGEILERIDVLLTIVWVVAVYTTLFSSYYLTVYVLGEIVRLKDHRPFALAVLPLIVGLALLPQDVHQLYRWIGRVGYFIDAASVGYPTIVLILAWLRGKRGRVADEGSTVAPPGGS, encoded by the coding sequence GTGCCGGGTCAAAAGCAGATCACCACAACCCAAGCGACGGCGGTGGTCATTAGCACCGCCATCGGGGTCGGCGTCCTGTCCTTGCCATTTTTTGCTTCATCCTTGGCCGGATCCTCCGCCCCCTTGGCCACAGTTTTGGGCGTGGTGTTTGTCCTGATCGCTTTGGCGCTCAACACCGTAGTGAGCTTGCGGTTTTCGACCTTGTCGATGGTGCAGTACAGTGAGGAAGTTTTCGGACCGTGGATCGGCCGCATGGCGGGGCTGGGGATCGCGGCTTTGTTTCTCGGGCTCACGGCCCTGGCGGCCCGGGAGTTTGGGGAGATCGTGACCACCACGTTGCTCCACCGAACCCCCTTGGAGGTAATCCTTACTTTGACCTTGCTGATGGCGGCTGTGTCCAATCGGCACGACATCGCCACCTTTGCCTATATCCATTCGTTTTATCTGCCTTTTATTCTGATTCCCGCTTTCATCATGCTTACCATCGCGTTGCGCTATGGAGACCCTTTTCAGGTGATGCCCCTGTACAACGGTGAATGGTGGGGGATCGCCAAAGGGGCTTTGCTCACCGCTTCGTTGTTTCAGGGCGCCTTTATCATCACTGTGCTCATTCCCAGCATGTATCGGCCCCGGGCCGCCTGGATCGCCGTGACCCTCGGAATGGGCATCGTCGGCCTGCTGATGGTCATGGCGGTGGTGGCGGCGTTGACAGTGCTGGGCACCGAGGAGGCGAAGCAGTTTTTCTGGCCGACTCTCGAAATGATCCGATCCATGACTTTGCCCGGCGAGATCTTGGAGCGCATCGATGTTCTGTTGACCATCGTGTGGGTGGTGGCCGTGTACACGACGTTATTTTCGAGCTATTACCTGACCGTCTACGTTTTGGGGGAAATCGTGCGGCTCAAAGACCACCGGCCTTTTGCCTTGGCTGTGCTTCCGTTGATTGTCGGCTTGGCTCTTTTGCCGCAGGATGTGCACCAGCTCTACCGATGGATCGGCCGAGTGGGGTATTTTATCGACGCAGCATCGGTGGGGTATCCCACCATCGTGTTGATTCTGGCCTGGTTGCGCGGCAAAAGGGGGCGAGTGGCGGATGAAGGGTCGACGGTGGCGCCTCCGGGCGGGTCGTAA
- a CDS encoding c-type cytochrome translates to MGSRIALFSVAAAAAVLLSACTAPTTGPAPLKSPSPEGSTAVTFNPPSIDSVPNDENGKAIKLGYDLMNDTKKLLPNNVGNQLSCSSCHAQAGTVEKELSLVGVASVYPQYRDREAAISTLEDRVNQCLQRSMNGKPIPYDSTEMRAFSMYMSYISKGIPEGTNPPWRGQNVKIDVSNPNLQEGQKLYQQSCAACHGANGEGTPAGPAVWGPNSFNDGAGMANLSKMAAFVKVNMPKAPMGGENPGALTDAQARDVSAWILSHDRPHFPGKSKDFPKGRPQN, encoded by the coding sequence ATGGGCTCACGCATCGCCCTGTTCTCTGTCGCTGCGGCAGCGGCTGTTTTGTTGTCCGCTTGTACGGCGCCAACCACTGGCCCCGCCCCGTTGAAAAGTCCCTCTCCGGAGGGATCGACGGCGGTGACATTCAATCCTCCCAGTATCGACAGCGTGCCGAACGACGAGAACGGAAAAGCGATTAAACTTGGCTATGATCTCATGAACGACACCAAGAAACTGTTGCCGAACAACGTCGGGAACCAGCTGTCCTGTTCGAGTTGCCACGCCCAGGCAGGAACGGTCGAGAAGGAGTTGAGCCTCGTCGGTGTAGCCTCCGTCTATCCGCAGTACCGGGACCGGGAAGCGGCAATCTCGACCTTGGAGGACCGGGTGAACCAATGCCTGCAGCGCAGCATGAACGGCAAGCCGATTCCGTACGACAGTACAGAAATGCGGGCATTCTCCATGTACATGTCTTACATCTCCAAGGGAATTCCTGAAGGGACCAATCCACCCTGGAGGGGGCAAAATGTAAAAATCGACGTCTCCAATCCCAATCTTCAAGAGGGTCAGAAACTGTACCAACAATCCTGTGCCGCCTGCCATGGAGCGAACGGTGAAGGTACCCCGGCGGGACCCGCGGTTTGGGGCCCGAACTCTTTCAACGACGGGGCTGGAATGGCCAATCTCTCCAAGATGGCCGCTTTTGTTAAAGTGAACATGCCAAAAGCCCCGATGGGCGGGGAGAACCCCGGGGCACTGACCGACGCCCAGGCCCGGGACGTCTCGGCCTGGATTTTGTCCCACGACCGGCCTCATTTTCCTGGAAAATCGAAGGACTTCCCGAAAGGGAGGCCGCAGAATTAG
- a CDS encoding spore germination protein, producing MSNTSDQEGSKKGWGPAKSRRKDGSFRHPLPLLGRGRAARSPGPQASARGQGSESPDTGSSSGGDRSEDRSSQSAASKSAGSLLRDVSGVVQWMRDTLGQSDDFVVRGFSVFGRFPAALFFFSAMVELTVVNEDILRPLMAGPAHPRDRKLSPPELKKILLNETIYHCETQLEPDPQKVQEAVLRGETAIVVEGMDEAILIDTRTIEKRSVDQPETEQVIRGARDGFIELISTNISLLRYRLQTPDFRVKMIQLGRESKIKTAVCYIEGVVNPELVKEVWERMSKITIDAVEAAGYIEQLIEDHHTSPFPQVQNTERPDKAVASLLEGRVVILTDGTPFALIVPAVFAQFLQTIDDYSERFLMASMVRTIRFVALIFSLIFPSLYVSLISYNPELIPTRFAVAVAGGRAGVPFPAVIEVLIMEIAIEVLREATIRMPEQVGGALSIVGALVIGQAAVSAGFASPITVVVVALTTIGSFATPAYSAAVALRMLRFPLTILAGMFGLYGVMIGLIAISNHLLSLRSFGVPYFSPLVPTDWQGIKDTLLRSPLWTLTKRPAHLFTRNPTRVGKKTIQAMMRPTGSPLQPSKYVKKEGGAGAGSKADHHNPSDGGGH from the coding sequence GTGTCCAATACTTCAGATCAGGAAGGATCGAAAAAAGGGTGGGGACCGGCGAAAAGCCGCCGAAAGGATGGCTCCTTCCGCCACCCCCTGCCTTTGCTCGGTCGAGGACGGGCCGCCCGGAGTCCCGGCCCCCAGGCCTCCGCCCGGGGGCAAGGGAGCGAAAGCCCGGACACCGGGTCTTCTTCGGGCGGGGACAGATCGGAAGACCGCTCCTCGCAGTCGGCGGCTTCTAAAAGCGCCGGTTCTCTTCTCAGGGATGTGAGCGGCGTAGTTCAGTGGATGCGGGATACCCTCGGACAAAGCGACGATTTTGTCGTGCGGGGGTTTTCGGTGTTCGGACGGTTTCCGGCTGCCCTTTTCTTTTTCTCCGCCATGGTGGAGTTGACCGTGGTGAACGAGGACATCCTCCGGCCCCTCATGGCCGGGCCCGCCCATCCACGGGATCGGAAACTCTCCCCCCCGGAACTGAAAAAGATCCTGCTGAACGAGACCATTTATCATTGCGAGACCCAATTGGAGCCCGATCCTCAAAAGGTGCAGGAAGCGGTGCTTCGGGGAGAGACGGCTATCGTCGTGGAAGGAATGGACGAGGCGATCCTTATCGACACCCGGACCATCGAAAAGCGGTCGGTGGACCAGCCTGAAACGGAACAGGTGATTCGCGGGGCCCGGGACGGGTTTATCGAGCTGATCAGCACGAACATCTCACTCTTGAGGTACCGCCTGCAAACGCCGGATTTTCGCGTCAAAATGATCCAGTTGGGACGGGAGTCGAAGATTAAGACGGCGGTGTGCTATATCGAAGGGGTTGTGAACCCCGAGCTGGTCAAAGAGGTCTGGGAACGCATGTCGAAAATCACCATAGATGCCGTGGAGGCGGCGGGTTACATTGAACAGCTGATCGAGGATCACCACACATCCCCCTTCCCCCAAGTGCAGAATACCGAGCGTCCCGACAAGGCGGTGGCCTCCCTGCTGGAGGGCCGGGTGGTGATCCTGACGGACGGGACGCCCTTTGCCCTGATCGTCCCGGCTGTGTTCGCCCAGTTTCTCCAGACCATCGACGATTATTCCGAGCGGTTTCTCATGGCGAGCATGGTGCGCACCATCCGTTTTGTGGCGCTCATTTTCTCGCTGATTTTCCCGTCCCTGTACGTATCGTTAATTTCCTACAACCCCGAACTGATTCCGACCCGGTTTGCGGTGGCGGTGGCCGGGGGTCGGGCGGGGGTGCCCTTCCCCGCCGTCATTGAAGTGCTCATCATGGAGATTGCCATCGAGGTTCTCCGGGAGGCGACAATCCGCATGCCCGAGCAGGTGGGGGGCGCCCTGTCCATCGTCGGGGCCCTGGTGATTGGCCAGGCCGCCGTATCGGCTGGATTTGCCAGCCCGATCACCGTTGTCGTGGTGGCGCTGACCACCATTGGATCCTTTGCCACCCCCGCCTACAGCGCGGCGGTGGCTCTGAGGATGCTGCGCTTCCCCCTCACCATCCTGGCGGGCATGTTCGGGCTGTATGGCGTGATGATCGGGCTGATCGCCATCAGCAATCATCTCCTGTCCCTTCGTTCCTTCGGGGTTCCGTATTTTAGCCCCTTGGTCCCCACCGACTGGCAAGGGATCAAAGACACCCTCCTGCGCAGTCCGTTGTGGACATTGACCAAGCGGCCCGCCCATCTGTTCACCCGTAACCCGACCCGGGTTGGGAAGAAAACGATCCAAGCGATGATGAGGCCGACCGGAAGTCCGCTACAGCCGTCCAAATACGTGAAGAAAGAGGGAGGGGCCGGTGCCGGGTCAAAAGCAGATCACCACAACCCAAGCGACGGCGGTGGTCATTAG
- a CDS encoding purine-cytosine permease family protein translates to MADFTSSFGQDSVHPVPRDRRSMGFFSTFSLWVGANVVVTTVFTGMLLVPDLPYLQAIAIILLGSLVGGVALALTGNIGMRTGLPTMILTRGAFGHRGAALPSAVNTIVLIGWSWIQAYMAGLSLDHAVEYLTGYSNVALFTILTEIIVVVITIYGHRGIERTENLIATAMLVLSVVVFGYMFMKFNIGNLISMAASEHPQLTVMVAFDIVVATAFSWLSSASDYNRNCRAERTAIVGTYFGYNVATLVAMGLGATVSGFSILGNMTQTYDPTELIGQANPALGFVAAVVIFLSVVSTNVMALYSATMSYLAIFPGHRYWIPTAVMGIIATAGAMLQNWLLEHFQNFLLMVGTLFIPVGAILLTDYYILRRKNYDALEIVTGHKKLYWYRNGVNVRAYLAYIIGAAFAYYFSYVHTLPTGATVLTFLLTSGVYWVLMKVGASAEGESRAEYGLGEEA, encoded by the coding sequence ATGGCTGATTTTACGTCTTCGTTTGGTCAGGACAGTGTGCACCCGGTTCCCCGGGACCGGCGCTCCATGGGCTTTTTTTCCACCTTCTCGCTCTGGGTAGGGGCCAATGTTGTCGTTACCACGGTGTTCACCGGGATGCTGTTGGTGCCGGATTTGCCGTACCTGCAGGCGATCGCGATTATTCTTCTCGGCTCGTTGGTGGGGGGTGTGGCCCTGGCGCTGACGGGCAACATCGGGATGCGCACCGGACTGCCGACGATGATCCTCACCCGGGGGGCCTTTGGCCACCGGGGTGCGGCCCTCCCGTCGGCGGTCAATACGATTGTTCTTATCGGATGGAGTTGGATCCAGGCTTATATGGCGGGGTTGAGCCTCGATCACGCGGTGGAGTACCTGACGGGTTATAGCAATGTGGCCCTGTTTACGATCCTGACGGAGATCATTGTCGTGGTCATCACCATCTACGGCCACCGCGGGATCGAGCGGACAGAGAACCTCATCGCCACGGCGATGCTCGTGTTGTCCGTGGTGGTGTTCGGCTATATGTTCATGAAATTTAACATCGGGAATCTGATTTCTATGGCGGCGAGCGAGCATCCTCAGCTCACAGTGATGGTCGCCTTTGACATCGTCGTCGCCACAGCCTTCTCCTGGTTGTCCTCGGCCTCCGATTATAATCGCAATTGTCGGGCGGAAAGAACGGCCATCGTCGGGACGTATTTCGGCTACAACGTGGCGACTCTGGTGGCCATGGGTTTGGGGGCCACGGTGTCCGGATTCTCGATTCTGGGGAACATGACCCAGACCTATGATCCGACTGAACTAATTGGACAAGCGAATCCTGCCCTTGGCTTTGTGGCGGCGGTGGTCATTTTCCTGTCCGTCGTCTCGACCAACGTCATGGCCCTATACAGCGCAACCATGTCGTATTTGGCCATTTTTCCCGGTCATCGATATTGGATTCCCACTGCGGTGATGGGGATCATTGCCACCGCCGGGGCCATGTTGCAGAATTGGCTCCTCGAACATTTCCAAAATTTTTTGCTCATGGTGGGGACGTTGTTCATTCCGGTGGGGGCGATCCTGTTGACGGATTATTATATCTTGCGCCGCAAGAACTACGACGCCCTGGAGATTGTGACGGGCCACAAGAAACTCTACTGGTACCGAAATGGGGTGAATGTGCGGGCCTATCTCGCCTACATCATCGGGGCGGCGTTCGCGTATTATTTTTCCTACGTCCACACCCTGCCCACCGGGGCGACGGTACTGACGTTTCTGCTCACCTCGGGGGTTTACTGGGTGCTTATGAAGGTAGGGGCGTCGGCCGAGGGGGAGTCCCGGGCGGAGTATGGCCTGGGTGAGGAGGCGTGA
- a CDS encoding cyclase family protein has protein sequence MFRPRKIVDLSMPIRRGMPVYPGDPQPDLQPAATLDKDGFNVSHLHLGTHTGTHVDAPYHFSEGGARIDSLPLEWFVGTGLIIPVPGKGPRECICLEEVAPWVERAKPGQLVLFATGWWRKAGEADYVRHPYVEVRVIEALLDRGVRVFGIDAMNIDPTGETDYPVHRAITAAGGIIIENLCNLNAVDFADPVIVVFPLRIEGADGSPVRAVAMDLGDGGSAVREG, from the coding sequence ATGTTTCGACCTCGGAAGATCGTGGATCTCTCCATGCCCATCCGAAGGGGCATGCCGGTCTATCCCGGGGATCCCCAGCCGGATCTGCAACCCGCGGCTACCCTTGACAAGGATGGCTTTAATGTCTCCCATCTTCACTTGGGAACCCACACCGGCACCCATGTGGATGCGCCGTATCATTTTTCCGAGGGCGGCGCCCGGATTGACTCCCTGCCCCTGGAGTGGTTCGTCGGCACGGGGCTGATCATTCCCGTCCCGGGAAAAGGACCGAGGGAATGCATCTGCCTCGAGGAGGTGGCTCCGTGGGTGGAGCGGGCCAAACCCGGACAACTGGTCCTTTTTGCGACGGGATGGTGGCGCAAGGCCGGGGAGGCCGACTACGTTCGCCATCCCTATGTCGAGGTGCGGGTGATCGAGGCACTCCTTGATCGGGGTGTTCGGGTCTTCGGTATCGATGCCATGAACATCGATCCCACCGGGGAAACGGACTATCCCGTGCACCGGGCGATCACCGCGGCAGGAGGGATTATTATCGAAAATTTGTGCAATCTGAACGCGGTGGATTTCGCCGATCCTGTCATTGTGGTGTTTCCCCTCCGGATCGAGGGGGCCGATGGATCGCCGGTGCGGGCGGTGGCCATGGATCTGGGAGATGGAGGTTCGGCGGTTCGGGAGGGGTGA